The genomic stretch GCCGACAGTTGGACTGATCAGCCGTTCGGGGATCATCCCTTTTTCTTATTCACAAGATACCCCGGGCCCAATGGCGAAAACGGTTACGGATGCAGCCATCTTACTGGGTGCACTCGCAGGGAAAGATGAGAATGACTCCGCAACCTGGAAAAATCCAAATCCGAATATGGACTATACGACGTTTTTAGATGGTGATGGATTAAAGAATGCAACCATTGGAATCTTTAGAAATGCACCTATAGGTCGGTATCGTGATGCAGATGAATATGATGCGGAATTGTTTGAGGATGCGATAATAAAGTTAAAACAAGCAGGCGCTAATATTATAGAAGATATAGAGATCCCATCGTTTCTTAGAGAGTGGGGATGGAACAAGATAAATTACGAGTTTAAGCATAGTGTTGAAAATTACCTGCAGAGTCTTCCACCTCATATTCCGGTCCATTCTCTTCGTGAGCTGATTGATTGGAACGAACAGAACGCTGAAAGGGCACTCAAGTATGGACAAAATCTTTTAGAGCATAAAGAACAATTAGATAATCCACTCAAGAATTCAAAATACATAGTAGAAGTGATATCTGATCTATACCAATCACAAAATAACGGTATTGATTACGCAGTCAATAAGTATGGTCTAGATGCAATCCTTTTTCCATCTTATGTAGGTGCTGATATCAGCGCTAGAGCAGGCTATCCTTCGATCGCAGTTCCTGCAGGTTATAAAGACAGCGGAAGACCATTTGGAATTACATTTGCAGGTACAGCATTCAGCGAACCTACTCTGATACGTATCGCATTTGCATTTGAGCAACTAACTTCGTGTAGAAAAAAACCGAACTTCTAGAATCTAATTTCCACTCTCATCTTCATGAAAAGGAGGAAGTCTATGATAAAGCGAATATTATCAATCCTACTAATCATATCATTGGTACTAATTCAGCTAATGACTTTTCTTTCTTCAAAAGCATATGCATGTAGTTGTGCCTTTCTTGAGACAAAGGAGAAATTAGAACTCTATTCTGCAGTTTTTGAAGGGACAGTCATTGAAATTGGTGAAACGAAAAGTTTATCCCCATATAGTCAGGTGCGTGATTATACTTTTGAGGTGGAGAGAGGATGGAAGGGTGTTAAGGATAAAAAGGTTATCGTCACGAGTCTAGATGGCGGTTCAAATTCATGTGGTTATCAGTTCAGTAAAGACCAAACCTATCTTGTGTACGCGAGCCTGGATAAAGATGATACGCTCATAACGAGTCTTTGCAGTAACAACCTTCTAAGTTCGGAAGCAGGAGAAGAACTGAAGCAATTAGGAGCCGGACAGCACATAAATAGTAACAATGAAGAAGGCACTCCATCCTCAATTATCCTATATAGCATCTTGATTCTCATATTATTATTAATCATCGTAGCGGTATGGAGAATTAGAACAAGAATAAGAAAATGAGGTTATCTGTTACCGCTTGAAGGAACCGTTCCATCTCCAGCGAATTACAGATTGTTGACAACGTTTTCAAATTAAGTGGATATGGTGAGGATGATTTATGAAAAATCGTTTTCGGTTTTCTCTGCGATTCAAATTTATTACCGGATTTTCGCTGATTATGGTGCCGCTAGTTCTATTCCTCTACTTTAATAACGTCTATGCAATGGGTGTAGTACGCGATCAGGTCTCTCTGACGAATCGCAATTATGTTGTTAAGAATGTGGAAGAGAATGAACGGATTTTGAAGGAAACGAATCGATATTTATACAGTCTGGGAGAACAGGACCCGGATATCATTTCGCTATTTTTCTTATCTTATGGAAGCGGCGATTACACGATTGCCAAGCAGCGGATTGTCAATAAGTTTAGAACGGATCTCGGATTTTATGATCTGCTGGATGGTTTATTTCTATATGATATCGTTCATCAGGACACCGTGCTGGCTACGCAAAATGGATATGATGAAAAAATTACAGCGATTAAGGAATTGATGCCGGAAGCTTCCCGCAAAAGAGCAGACGTTCCTACGTATAAATGGGAGATTGTTCAGATCAAAGACCGCTATCACCTCGTGAAAACGGTGCGAATTAATGAACAGTTTATAGCCGGAGCCTGGGTACCGATAGACAGTCTCAATCAGCGGATCCACAGCACAGAATGGGGGGAAGGCGGCGGCTCAGTTATTTTATCGAATCGGGGGACTCCGTTATCAAGCACGGAGATACCAGGGGAAACCGTACAACTGGCTTCACAAAATAGATCAGCCTTCACCTCGTTATATCAGGTTGTGGAACAAGGGGAAGAACATGATCGTTATCTAATGATCGGCGTACCTGCTCATGAGGCAGTCATTAACTATGTGGTTATGTTGCCAGAGTCAAGCATTATGCGAAACTTGCCTGTATTCCAGCAAATTATCCGCCTGCTCCCCTTTGCCGCATCCATTGTACTTCTTCTCACGCTCTTCTTTCTAAGACAAGTTCTGTTCAAACCAATGAACACACTGATCCGAGGGATGAAAAAGGTCAGCCGAGGGGAACTGAATGTGAAACTCGGTCCATCGTCTTCTCCTGAATTCACCTTTGTAACGGAAACCTTCAATCAGATGACGGCAGAAGTACAGGATTTGAAAATCGGTATGTACGAAGAGCAGCTCCGTGTTCAAGAGGCGGAACTGAAACAGCTGCAAATGCAAATCAATCCTCATTTTTATTTAAATTCACTTCATATTATTCACAGTTTAGCAGCCTTGCATAAAAATGATCTAGTTCAGAAAATGGCAGAACACCTAGCTGGTTATTTTCGCTTCAGTATGCAAGCCGACCGCAGCTTCATTCCGATCAAAGACGAACTAAAACATGTAGAGAACTATCTTGAAATTCAGAAACTGCGATTTCCGAATCGACTACAGTACGAGTGGGAACTAGACCCAAGGTGTGAAGAGATCCTTCTTCCTCCTTTAACCCTTCAGCCCTTTGTTGAGAATAGCGTGCTCTACGGTTTTAAGAAGGGAAGAGATATACTCTGCATTACGATCAGGGTCATCTATTTACCAGAAGAGAAGCAGCTTTGGATACGGATTCAGGATAATGGTCCGGGTTTCCCAGAAGATGTGCTTGCTAGGCTGCAAGAGGGTGAATATACACCCGAGGAAAAAACGGGGAAAAGTATTGGCATCTGGAATGTACAGCATCGTCTTCGGAAAATGAAAGAGGCGAATGCAGAGCTTTATTTTGATAATGAGATCGGCGGCGGAGCGAAGGTACAGATAAAAATGAACTGTCTTAGTCAATTGGGGGAGGAGATAACGAATGTACAGCTTGCTCATCGTGGATGATGAATATTATGCAGTTGAAGCTATGCTGCACGCTGTAGATTGGAAAGGAATCGGGATTGATCATCTCTATACAGCGATGTCAGCGGATGAAGCTCGAAGCGTACTTATCAACAGCGAGGTTGATATTATGATCTGTGATATTGAAATGCCGGAGGAAGACGGATTATCTCTTCAGATCTGGGTTCAGCAGCATGCAGCTCAGGTGGAGACCATTTTTCTAACGGGCCACGCCGAGTTTTCGTATGCACAAAAAGCGATTCAGCTACACAGCTTCGATTATCTCTTGAAGCCTATTGCTTCAGCCAGCTTAATGGAAACCGTCAAACGAGCATTAGAAAAACGAATGCAAAACCTTGAATTCACTAAATTAACAAAAACTTATGAGGCTTATGCAAAAGAAGATCAATCTTGGAAACCAAAGCGAATGACCCGATTCTGGAAAGATCTCTGCTCTTCTCGTTATCCCATGAATGAAGCGAAAATTAAGGAGTTAAAGTTAATTTATCATGTGGATATCGATCCAGGAACCTTCATTCTGCCCATATTATTCCGCGTTGAGGAATGGCTAAGAAAATTCCCTGATCAAGATCTTGATATTATGGAGTTTGGACTGTGTAATGCCGCGGAAGAATTCGTTCTAAATGGAAGTATGGGGGATGCGATAGCAGATCAGCGCGGTTATGTTCTGGTCTTGTTATATGCATCTGAACCGCTTCCACAATTTCCAGATCCACTCGAACTCACCTGTAAAGATTATATGGCTAGGTGTACTACTTATTTGTCATGCCGTCTGTCCTGCTACATTGGGGAATGGACACTGCTAACCAATATGCCGGAGTCTTATCGAAAGTTGAAGCAAGTCCACAGGCATAACGTGGCAGGCAGTGACGGAGTTCAGTATATGCGACCGAGTTTGGAGAAACAAGCATCTACATCTGAACTTATTCCTCTGCCGTGGGCATCTGACATATCACTACTTATGGAGACAGGAAAAATAAAGGAAGTACTATATAAAGCAGACGAACTCATTGATTGGATCGAAGATCATAAGAATGGTTCAGCAGAGCATTTGCAATCTTACTATCACGCAATGCTCCATTCCATTTACCCATTACTTCATAAGAATGGTATATCGCTATATCGTATTTATCCTGCAGAAGAACCTTTGGAAACGGAGGTAACAAGATCCTTGGCGGCACTTCGGGAGTGGGCGCATGATCTCATCTCTCGTGCGGGTCTGCTGCTTCATCCGGATGGAGAGGATACGCACTCGGTAGTGGAACAAGTATGTCTATATATTGATGCGAGGCTGGAATATGATCTCGGGAGAGAAGAAATTGCAGAATTCGCTCGGTTTCACCCAGCCTATTTATCGAGACTGTTTAAGAAGGAAACAGGGATCTCTCTTAGTGACTACATTCTTCAAGCAAGGATAAAAAAAGCACAAGAGCTACTGCTCAACTCGAATGCCACAGTTACTGAAATAGCAAGCAAAGCAGGTTATGTAAATTACACTCATTTTACTAAAATGTTTAAGAAATATACGGGTCTTACTCCCCAGCAATACCGTAGACAGAATGGGAATAAGACAGATCAAAAGCGGACGCTGTGAGCGTTTCGCTTTTTTTATGCCAGATGTCATCAAATGACACAATAAGAGGTTACGATACGGAGTATTTGAGCTGCGGCCTGAATCTTATAATGAAGTTAACCACTGAAGTGAGAGGGTGAACAGTGAACTTATAACAAAGAGGGAAAGGTGTAGAGCAATGCCAAAGCCGATAAAGAAAAAGAAAACCATGCTGTACAATCTGGGCAAATACAAAGTGCTGTATCTGATGTTTTTGCCAGGGGTTGTGTTTCTGCTGATTAATAACTATTTGCCGATGTTTGGAGTCATTATCGCTTTCAAAAATGTGAACTACACGGATGGGATTCTCGGAAGTCCTTGGGCTGGACTGGAAAATTTCAAGTATTTGTTCGGCACATCAGATGCATGGGAAATTACACGAAACACACTGGCTTACAATGTGGTGTTTATTCTGCTGAATCTGGTGCTCGGCGCAGGTCTTGCTATTTTGCTGAGTGAAGTGAAAGGAAGATTTACATCCAAGTTTTATCAGTCGGTCATGCTGCTTCCATACTTTCTATCCATGATCGTAATCAGTTATCTGGTACTCGCTTTCCTTGGTAAAGACTCGGGGTTCATGAACACAAGCTTTCTGCCGTTCTTTGGGAAGGAACCGATAGACTGGTATTCTGAGCCGGAATACTGGCCGTATATTTTACCCTTTGTGAACACTTGGAAAAACATTGGTTACTATGTGGTCATCTACCTGGCAGCTGTCATCGGAATCAGTGAAGAGTATTATGAGGCAGCCATACTTGATGGGGCGAGTAAGTGGAATCAGGTCCGCTTTATTACGGTTCCGTTCCTATATCCGCTGATGATCGTCATGACGTTACTGCAGATCGGCCGTATTTTTTATGCGGATTTTGGATTGTTCTATCAGGTTCCGCTCGAATCCGGCGCTCTATTCCCCGTAACGAATGTACTAGATACCTATGTCTATCGTACGTTCCTCATCGGGGGTGACATTGGTATGTCTTCAGCAGCGGGGCTGTACCAAGCAGTTGTCGGTTTTGCACTTGTGCTGCTGTCCAATTCCATTGTTCGTCGTATCAATAAGGATAACGCATTATTTTAGAAGGAGGAGAGTTCTTTGCATATGGGTCCCACCGATAGCCCGCTTCATGTCTCCAAACGATCAGGAGCTGTTATTCATGCTTTTTTCATCTTCTATGCAGCTCTGTGTATCTTGCCGCTCATACTTGTGCTCTCGATTTCGTTATCCGATGAAACGACCGTCATTGCGAATGGATACCGGTTTATTCCAGAGACATTTAGTGTAAGCGCTTATGAATTTTTGTTCAAAGATATGGATCAGATCATTCGATCGTATGGAGTATCTATTTTCGTTACGGTCGTAGGTACAGTGATCAGCGTTGCCCTTACGGCTTGTTATGCTTACCCGCTGTCCAGAAGTGATCTGCCGTATCGTGGATTCTTTGCATTCTTTATTTTCTTCACCATGCTGTTTAATGGCGGTCTGGTACCTTGGTACCTGGTCTATGTGAACTTACTGGATCTTAAAAATACCTTATGGGTATTGATTATGCCGATGCTCATGTCACCTTTTTTTGTGCTCGTCATGCGTACCTTCTTTTCAAGTTCCATTCCAATGTCGATCCTGGAGTCGGCCCGTGTGGACGGCGCAGGAGAATTTCGTACCTTTGTAAGGATTGTTCTTCCGCTGTCTCTGCCGGTACTCGCAACGGTTGCCTTATTCAGCACACTGAATTATTGGAACGATTGGTATCTCAGCATGATCTTTATTTCTGATAATAAAACGATTAGTCTTCAGTATCTCATGTACCGAACATTGCTTGATATCCAGTACCTTACTTCAAATTCCAATGTGGCTTCGCAGATTTCTTCACAAGGAGGGATGCTCGACCTGCCGAATAAGACTTTGCAGATGGCTATGGCTGTTGTGGGGATCGGACCGATTGTCCTCGCCTATCCTTTCTTCCAGCGCTATTTCATCAAAGGACTGACGGTTGGTGCGGTAAAAGGCTAGGTCGTGAAACAGAAGTCCGCACGTACGGAAAATGTTAAAAAGAAAGACAGATCAGAATGAGTAACAAGAAAGCTGTGTAAAAATGAACTCATTATTAAATGAATCAATTTCATAATACCTTTAGTTGCTTTAATCAGGGGTATATATAGATCAAAAAGGTTTTGTTTGTCTATATATAGTTACAAATTCATCATTTTAATGAGTTATGAAATTGATTCAAATGCGTAAATTATATAAGGGAGGTCATGTCATGACCGGGTTTCAGGTTGGACGTTTAGTCAAACGGAAAAGATCCATCATATTGGCAACATTCACTGCATTTGCCCTAGTTCTCAGCGCTTGTTCGGGGGGAGGAAGTGGAAGTACTGCACCTACGGATGAGCCTAAGACGGGTGGAAATGCCGAAGTGAAAGCGGAAAAGTCCTACGAAGTATCTTTGTTCTATCCAGGGACACCGCAGAAAGATGTAGAGAAGGTACAGGCCGAGATTAATAAATATATAGAACCTAAAATTGGAGCCACACTGAAAATTAACGCGATTGACTGGGGACAATGGGACAACAAGCTGAATCTCATGATCTCCTCTGGTGAGAAATCAGATATTATTTTTACGGCGGCATGGCAGAATTACACCGTGAATGTTGCTAAAGGTGCTTTCTTACCATTAAACGATCTGCTGGATAAAGCTGGCCCGGACATCATTAAGAATCTTGACCCTGCATTCCTGGAAGGATCGAAGGTAGACGGGAAGAATTACGGTGTTCCTACCAATAAGGAATTAGCAGCAACTCGAGGTGTACTCGTTAGAAAAGATTTGCTCGAAAAATATAACCTTGATATTACGAATGTGAAAACGTGGGCCGATCTTGAGCCGCTGCTCAAAACAATTAAGGAAAACGAACCTAGCGTAACTCCGTTTTATATGTCCAATTCTACAGGCAACGGACTATTAGATAACCTGGATTGGGACTATCTTGGCGATGCATCCGTTCCTGGCGTCATTCGTAAAATCGGTTCTGACACGACCGTCATGAACGAAGTAGAGACCCCTGAATTTAAAGAAGCCGCTGCCCTTGCTCGTAAATGGTATGAAGCGGGATATATTAATAGTGATTCTGCAACTTCTACCGTATTCCCGAAAGATCAGGCGAAAGCCGGCAAAGTCTTCATGTGGACAGATGGAATGAAACCCGGAAAAGATAAGGAAGAGGAGAGTTATGTCGGCTTCCCGCTGACTCAGATCGAACTTACACAGCCTACGATCACTACAGGAGACGCGTCTGGAGCGATGCTCGCGATCTCTCGTACTTCGGAAAATCCTGAAAAAGCAATGGCAGTCATTAACCTGCTCCACTCGGATCCGTACGTGAATAATTTGCTCAACTTTGGTATTGAGGGCGAACACTATGTGAAAAAAGAAGGCAGCGAAAATATCATCAGCCTGCCTGAAGGCACAGATCCAAACAACCGGACCTACAACCCAGGAGCTCAGTGGCAGCTTGGTAATCAGTTCCTGAATTATCTATGGGACAATGAAGATCCCGAAAAATGGGCAAAATTCAAAGATTTTAATGCAAGAGGTGTAAAATCCCCAGCACTTGGATTTACGTTTAACAGCCAGTCTGTTAAAAATGAAATTGCCGCAGTAAATAACGTCAACAAGCAGTTTAAACCAGCACTTACTTCCGGAGCAGTAAATCCGGATGAAATGATTCCAAAATATGCAGAGAAATTAAAAGCTGCCGGTATAGATAAAATTATCGCTGAGAAACAAAAACAGCTGGATGCTTTTTTGGCAAGTAACTAGTTTTACATTGTAATTATTTAGAAGAACTGTACCCGAGAATGAGGGTATGGTTCTTTTTTATTCAACTTACCAGGGGATGCAGGACCACATTCTGAACAAATTAGTACGAATGATTTTCGCGAATATCGTGTTACTGCTTCCAAATTCACAGCGCGGGGTGTAAACTATTACATGTTTACCAATTAATCACATTTAGAGTTGAAAAAACTCCATTATGGGCATGGCGCTGAGCTTCCTTGGGTTTATATAACGAGTTCGTGAGCTAAATGTTGGAATTATAACATAAAACATGATTTAAATGTATAAGGGGAGTTCCATGTGTCACATATGAATGCTATGAATAATAATGATTCTTTAGATCCTTTGAGAGCCGACTGTTTGGAGTGTTTTGGATTATGCTGTACGGCGTTGCCTTTTGCAAAATCTGCCGATTTTTCCTTTGATAAAGAGGGAGGCACGCCATGCACAAACTTACGCGCGGACTATCGATGCGGGATTCATCAGGATCTAAGAGAGAATGGGTTAAAGGGTTGCACCGTGTATGAGTGTTTTGGTGCAGGTCAGAAAGTCTCTCAAGTCACATATAACGGTAAGGACTGGAGAAGTGATCCGGCGACTGCCGAAGAAATGTTTGCTGTATTCCCCATCGTGCAGCAAATACAAGAAATGTTATGGTATTTACACGAAGCTCTTGCTCTTGAAGTGACCACTTCTTTTCATAAGGAACTTCGGGTTCAAATCGAAGAATGTGAACGACTGACTCGGGAAAGTCCCGAGAACATACTTCGAATAAATCTACCCGAGCTAAGAGCAGACGTGAATAAACTTCTTATACTAACAAGTGAACGTGTTCGTTCCCAAATACAGAAGAAAAAGAGTCCGAAAAAAATGCGGAGAAGTGATTTTATCGGCGCGAATCTAAAAGGTGCTGATCTTGCAGGGGCTGACCTTAGAGGCGCACTGCTCATTGCGGCTGATCTCAGAGGAGCTGATATGAGAGTTACCGATCTGATCGGTGCAGATCTGAGAGATGCCGACTTACGTGGTGCCGATCTGACAGGCTGTATCTTTCTAACACAGGTTCAAGTGAATGCAGCAAAAGGAGATTCATCCACTAAACTTCCATCTTATCTGAAGATCCCCGCGCATTGGGTGGAGTAAGATGGAAGAGTTGTTTTTGAAAGAGAATACCAGATGGAGAACCCTAAAGGTATAGCTTCGGGGTTCTTTGTTATGTAAATTATAAACATTGATTGTTTATTTAGTGTGATAGAGAATCGGAGATAAAAGAAAAATAACAAATATTTCAAAATAAGTTATAATCTAATGGTGCGCATATGTTTGTTAGTAGCCGATATTTGTGAAGTTCGTAGACAATTGTTATGTGAGGTTGTTTGCGAAGTTCGTAGATAAAGAAGTTAGGCGAAATACACTTTTCAACGGAGGAAGATATGAATAATTCAATTCAAAAAACATTAGGCTTCATCAAAAGGCCTCATGTTCAAATATTTCTTGATGTTTTTAGGATTATTAGCGCAACATCGTTAATTTTATCTCTTTTCGGGTTTTTCTTTTATACAGTTGGGTATTCATTTTTGTATGGTTATTACATCTCAGGAAATGAATCTAGCTTTGTATCGACTTTGAATGTAATAACAAATCCTGTGCCATTTAATCACTACACGGTATTAATAATTTCTTCATTGTTAATGATAAGCGTGGTTTTTTTGATTTCTGCAGTTGTTGTCTATAAGAAGAAAAAAGTACATCTCAGTCTCGCTACATCAGTCTTTATATTAGTTTTTCATATTTGTTTATCAATTTTTTTCACAAATGGACAAGAAGTACCGAATAGAGCTCTCTCATTTATAATAGTATGGGCAGTTCCGATTTTTATTACAATAATGGTTTTTTGGATGGTTAAGGCCCCTACAAGACTTGGTACAACTATATCGGGATCTCTTTATGGAGCTATAATTCCAGCTATTTTATTTGTTTTTTTTGATTTTCATGATATATTGGCCCAGCTAATCCTGCCATTATCTACGTTTCTTGTTGGCATAATTTTTACATTTTTAAAAGAGCAGTGGTTCCAAAAATATATCTTCAAGTTCTTGATATTTTTACCATATACCTTCACTGGTTGTTTGATTATTGTGATTGTTATTCAGGATTTGCTGCAGTTTGAAATTACTAAAATGATTCGTTTCGTATTATTATTTTCTTCATTATTAATTAATATCGTAATTTCATTTAGAAAGATTAAAATCCAACAAAATGATTCTACGGGCAGTGAGAATGAAGGAAAGACAAAACATGAACAATACTTTAAACCCCTAGAAGAAGCAGGCAAATCAAGTGTAATTACAACTATTACATTAGTCGTAGTTGCACTCGGGACACTAACTCCTTATATTGCGGTAATTGGAGGACAGTATATAAGAGATTTTTCAAATAGTAATAGACAGTTACATATAATACAAAATGATCGAGGGATTATTTTATCGAAAGGAACAATTATATCAGTTAAAGATGGAGTTTATTATATTTCAGACGAAAATTGGAAACTCACTATTGTTAAAGGCGAAAATATCATCGTTGTTGATTCGAAGAAGTAAATGTACTACGCCTAACAACATATTCACGCATCGGGCCATTCGGCCCTCAGTCCGGCAGAAGTAGATGTGATTCGAAGGGGGATTTCAGCAGCAGGAAGTTATTCAGCCGGACACAACAATCCCCCTAAGATAAGAGCTATCTAAGGGGGATCGACGTCGTGAACACCTGAACGTTATAGAAAATCAGCGCTATTACATATAGTGAATCTAGGAAAATTATGATGAATAAGGAGCAAGATGCATGAATATTGAACTGGTTAGAGCGCAAGTAGCTGATGCTCAGAAGATATGGAGTATGCAGAAAGAAGCTTTTGATGAGCTTTTTAAGAAGTATCAAGATTTTGATACTAATCCAGCAAATGAGTCATTAGAGAAAGTAAAATATCGTTTAGAACAAGATGATACATATTACTATTTTATTCGAATAAATGACGAAGTTATTGGAGCAGTGAGAGTTGTTGATAAAAATGATAGTAGTATTAAAAAGATCAGTCCCATATTCATACTTCCGAAGTTTCAAAATAATGGATACGGGCAGTTTGCAATGAAATCAGTAGAAGAAATTCATGGTGAACATGGTTGGGAATTAGCTACGGTTTTACAAGAGTCTAGAGATTGTTACTTTTACAAAAAAATGGGATATAGCCGTACAGGAGCACAAACAATAATCAACGAAAAAATGACTATTGTGGGCTATGCAAAATAATAAGTGATTGGAAGAATCATTTGTGATAATTATTGAAACGACGCATGGAAAACTCCTTCATTAGATATGTAAAATCAAAGCGTATGGGGATGGAATACTTGATTAAGTAACTCGAAGAAGGCACTGTAATCCTATAACATAACATTCAACGCTTCGGCCGACTTCGTCGACCTTCGGTCCCGGAAGCAGAATGCGAGGAAGCGATTGCCGGGACACATCCACAATTGTTGGACGTCGTGAATGCGGAACGTTATACGCAACCCTTGCTAGAGTAAATAAAAGGAAAGAGGTACAAAATGAAGCGATCCCATGATGCCTCAGGAATTATCATTATTGATGAGCATAATAGAGTGCTATTGGTTCATCAAACATATGGAAAAAAACAATGGTCTGTACCAGGCGGAGTAGTAGAAGAAGGTGAATCAGTGTGGGATGGTGCAAGAAGAGAACTGAAGGAAGAAGTTAATATTGAAGTCAATGAAATGGATTTATCAGGTATCTATTTTATGCCTCATCGGAATGGATACATTTATACTTTTAAGACAGATGGATATGTTGGTAGCATAGAAGTTGATAATAAAGAAATAGATGAATATGGATTTTTTAATATTGATAATTTACCAAAACCGATTTCAAATTTTACAGTAGAAAGATTGATAGATGCAGTAACGAACAACAAAACCGTATTTAAAGATCAACACATTGATAATTACCTCGTAATAGAATGAATAAAGAACAATATGATAGTCACTTAAGAGGGCAAGGGCAGCATATAACACCATATTCAAGCTTCGGTCCATCCGGCCCTCGGTCCGGCAGAAGTACGATGTTATTCGCAGAGGCATCTCAGTAGCGGGGAAGCATATTCGGCCCGACACATCCGGACCACCTAACCGCATCACGGCGCCCTTCGGGCTTAAGGTGGTGGGACGTCGTGAATACCTGAACGTTATATGAAATCATTGCTTAATATTATTAAGAATATAAAACTATTGAGGGTGTTTTTCTATGAAGTACAGATGGCCATTTGATGATCCAGAGAATGTAGCAACCATTACTACTAAGGACATTATCGAAAGAACTAAACAAATTAAATATGTTAGTCATGATGATGAAGATGGTATGTGGCAATTTCATAGTGGGGAACTAGTAAAAGAAGAAGACGGAAGAATAGTTAGTTTACAAGAAATAATAATAATTGATCCAACCGT from Paenibacillus polygoni encodes the following:
- a CDS encoding ABC transporter substrate-binding protein; this encodes MTGFQVGRLVKRKRSIILATFTAFALVLSACSGGGSGSTAPTDEPKTGGNAEVKAEKSYEVSLFYPGTPQKDVEKVQAEINKYIEPKIGATLKINAIDWGQWDNKLNLMISSGEKSDIIFTAAWQNYTVNVAKGAFLPLNDLLDKAGPDIIKNLDPAFLEGSKVDGKNYGVPTNKELAATRGVLVRKDLLEKYNLDITNVKTWADLEPLLKTIKENEPSVTPFYMSNSTGNGLLDNLDWDYLGDASVPGVIRKIGSDTTVMNEVETPEFKEAAALARKWYEAGYINSDSATSTVFPKDQAKAGKVFMWTDGMKPGKDKEEESYVGFPLTQIELTQPTITTGDASGAMLAISRTSENPEKAMAVINLLHSDPYVNNLLNFGIEGEHYVKKEGSENIISLPEGTDPNNRTYNPGAQWQLGNQFLNYLWDNEDPEKWAKFKDFNARGVKSPALGFTFNSQSVKNEIAAVNNVNKQFKPALTSGAVNPDEMIPKYAEKLKAAGIDKIIAEKQKQLDAFLASN
- a CDS encoding pentapeptide repeat-containing protein, which encodes MNAMNNNDSLDPLRADCLECFGLCCTALPFAKSADFSFDKEGGTPCTNLRADYRCGIHQDLRENGLKGCTVYECFGAGQKVSQVTYNGKDWRSDPATAEEMFAVFPIVQQIQEMLWYLHEALALEVTTSFHKELRVQIEECERLTRESPENILRINLPELRADVNKLLILTSERVRSQIQKKKSPKKMRRSDFIGANLKGADLAGADLRGALLIAADLRGADMRVTDLIGADLRDADLRGADLTGCIFLTQVQVNAAKGDSSTKLPSYLKIPAHWVE
- a CDS encoding GNAT family N-acetyltransferase — its product is MNIELVRAQVADAQKIWSMQKEAFDELFKKYQDFDTNPANESLEKVKYRLEQDDTYYYFIRINDEVIGAVRVVDKNDSSIKKISPIFILPKFQNNGYGQFAMKSVEEIHGEHGWELATVLQESRDCYFYKKMGYSRTGAQTIINEKMTIVGYAK
- a CDS encoding NUDIX domain-containing protein — translated: MKRSHDASGIIIIDEHNRVLLVHQTYGKKQWSVPGGVVEEGESVWDGARRELKEEVNIEVNEMDLSGIYFMPHRNGYIYTFKTDGYVGSIEVDNKEIDEYGFFNIDNLPKPISNFTVERLIDAVTNNKTVFKDQHIDNYLVIE